One Rickettsia akari str. Hartford genomic window, TTATTTAATAATGAAGAAAATAAATTTGCTTCATCTTCGTTGAAATTGAAATTTTTATTATTTCCACCGATTATCACGGCAATAAATTGTTTAAGATTGGGATAATGTTTTTGGAGTTCCAAGTTTGCCGCAGCGCACTTTTTGGTTACGTTATTGATAGCTCCGTTGATTGGGATTGTTATTCCACGAATTGAGCGCGGAATCCAGTCTTCTTTAATTTTTTTTTGGATCCCATTGTCAAGCCATGGGATGACATTTTTGCTATTACTTGAATCATGATAAGGCAGAATAACGGCATCAAATGTATTATAGAGAAGATTAGGCTGCATTATTTGTATTAGCTTGATATCTTTAAATAGGCCTCTTGCACCACTTGCTTCTAATGGTAATTTATGCGTCGATCCGGTACTCGCATCCTCACGTACTAAAGTGTACGCTGCGGTGCTGCGTTCCGTGTATCTTATAAATTCCTCCTTATTAGCTACGTTATGCAAGAGGTCTAATTTCTGTTTTAAATAAAACGCTAAAACTGCTGTTCTTCTTCCGGCAGCAATTATTATGTCAGGCGGGGACTTAGCCAAAATATCCTGTAATAATTCACTTTTTATATGAATAGGATAATATTTTAGTAAAAAATTCGGTAGTTTAGCTAAGCAATTATATTCAAGCCTAATTGTTGTATATTCTTCTGTTAATTTTTCTGCAAGTGCAATAGCCTGATTTGTGTTGCCTGTTCTATCATCTGCAATAACCCATATTTTCATAATAAATATTCTTTTAAAGGTAATGTTAATAAATCTGTTAGAGGTAGTGATTTATCGCAAGCATCGGCTATTTGCGGCATAATCGGGATTTGAGCGATTAGGGGAATATTATATTTTTGCGATAAATGCCAGCCACTATTATTTTCAAACATATAACTCATATTCTCAATTATTCCCAAAATAGGTAAGTTAAGTTTTTGATATAAATCTATAGAACGTATTACATCTATCTCTGATATTTTTTGCGGTGTTGTTACGATTATTACGCCGTCTAAATGATAATTCTCTAAAAGGCTTAAATGAATATCGCCTGTTCCCGGCGGCATATCGATAATGAGATAATCTAAATTATCCCATTTTGTGACTGATGATAATAATTGATTAATGGTCTTACTAGCCATAGGACCACGCCAAATAATTGCTGAATTGTCTTTCACAAAAAAGCCTATAGAAACAACTTGGATGCTTTTTACCGTTATCGGTATTATTCGTCCATCTGTTGTTTTCGGTACTTTGTTAATGCCGACTATATGTGGAATTGACGGACCGTAAATATCGGCATCCACTATGCCTACTCGGTATTTTTCTAGACTCAATTGCTGAGCAATAAGAGCCGATATTGTAGATTTTCCGACTCCGCCTTTACCTGATGCTACTAAGATAATTTTTTTTACGTTTTCTACAATATGCTTTGGTTTTTGAATTTTTTGCTCTATCGGTTTACTTGCCGTAAAAACAATTGATATTTTATTTACTTCCGAAATCTCGCTAAGTTTATTAATTGCCTTAAGTCTGATTTCTTCGGCTTCTAACTTGTTTTTACCTGATATATCTATGGAAAAACCTATATTATTATCCTTAATTATAATATCTGATATAAAGTTATTTAAAAAAGTGCCGTCTTTAAAGGTAATATGCTGAAGTTTATCAATAATTTGCTTTTGGTGTAAATCCGCCATAATTAAATTTCCTTTTTAAGGCTGTTTAAGTTCATAACTTGACGTTATATGCTATAATATATATAATCACTTAATCGTTAAAATAATATAAAAAAGCAAATGCTTAGTAAAAAATATAGCTCGATTTTAAAAAAATCCCCATGGAAAGATTGTGATTCTAATCAAGACGATAACATATTCACAAGACCGCGTAAAAATCAATTTAATTTTGATAAATTTCAATTCCAGTTTAATTTCAATGTTAAAACAATAATTTTAGCTGTTGTCGCAGTGATTGCTTTATGGCTTGCGTCCGGTATTTATGAAATAAAAGAAGGTGATGAAGCAGCGGTAATAAGATTTGGGCGTTTTGTACGTAAGGGCTACCCCGGGCTTAATTATCATTTACCTGTCCCTTTTGAAAAGATAATAGTTGAGAAAGTTAAACAATCACGGCGAATTGAGATTGGTTATCGTACAAATAACTCGGTACGTAGCGGTGGCGATAATACTAAAAATATTGCCGGTGAAAGTATAATGCTTACCGGTGATGAAAATATTGTTGCTTTAAATTGTGACGTAATGTGGCATATTAATAACCTTGAGGATTTTATTTTTAACGTACAAAGACCTGCAGAAACAGTAAAAGCAACAGTAGAAAGTGCTGTTAGAGAAGTAATAGGCAATACTCCTATTTCTTGTGTATTATCTGATCAAAAGCAAGAAATTACTTACAAAATAGAAAAATTAGCACAAAAGATACTGGATAGTTATAATGCCGGTGTGATGATTGAGAAAGTACAATTACTAAAAGCCGAGCCGCCTGCCGAAGTAATAGATTCTTATAGAGACGTGCAAACTTCAAAAGCAGATAAAGAAAAAGAAATAAATCAAGCTCAAGCCTATAATAATAAGATTTTGCCGGAAGCTAGAGGAGCAGCCGCAAAGATTATACAAGAAGCAGAAGGTTATAGAGAAGAAGTTATATCAAAAGCAGAAGGTGATAGCCAAAGATTTAATGCTATTTATAAACAATATACTGTAGGTAGGCAAGTAACTAGAGATAGGTTATATTTAGAAGTAGTCGAAGAGATATTAGGTGGTTCAAATAAAACTATTATTAATAATGCACTACTACCACACATGGTTATAAAATAAAGGCGGTTATCCCGTCATTGCGAGCAGCCGTAGGCTTGCGCGGGCAATCTCATGAAATAATAAAATTCCTGAGATTGCCGCGTCGAGGCTTTACCCCTCCTCGCGGTGACGGAGCTAATAAAAACACAACAAGGAATATTAAATGCAACAAAAGATTTATTATATAATTTTTACAATTGTTTTTGGGATGATACTGATTTTTAGCTCCTTATTTTCAGTTGATCAACGCCAGTCTGCTGTGGTATTCCAGTTTGGTGAGGCAGTGAGAACTATAGAAAATCCAGGACTAAATATTAAAATCCCATTTATTCAAAATGTTGAATTTTTTGATAAGCGTCTTTTAGATGTTGAGGTTGAGGCAAAAGAATTAACGGCTGCTGACGGTAAACGAGTTATTGTTGATGCTTATGCCAAATTCCAAATTAATAATCCTGTAATGTTTTATAAAACGGTACATGATTATCAAGGTGTGAAAATCAGGTTAACTCGTAATCTTGAATCGTCGATGCGTAAAGTGATAGGTAAAATTTCGTTAAGTAGTCTTTTAAGTCGGGAACGTAGTAATGTAATGCTAAATATCTTAAATCAAGTAGACGGAGAAGCTAAAAGCTTTGGAATTGATGTTGTAGATGTTAGAATTTTAAGAGCAGACTTACCGAAAGAAAACAGTGCAGCTATTTATCGTCGTATGCAAACGGCACGTGAAAAAGAAGCGACCCAAATTAGAGCAGAAGGACAAGAAGAGAGCGTACGTATTCGTTCAAAAGCAGATAAAGAAAGTAAAATAATACTTGCCAAAGCTTATAGAGATGCACAAATTATTAAAGGTGACGGCGATGAAAAAGCAGCAAAAATATATAATTCCGCTTATTCCGTCGATCCAGAATTTTACAAATTTTATAGATCACTGTTAGTATATAAAAATTCTTTAAAGAAAGAAGATACTAATTTTGTGATTTCACCGGATGCTGAAGTTTTAAAATACCTTAATTTAACTAAGTAGTGTGATGAATCTGAAAATAGTTCTTGTTATAATAATTTTAATATCAAGTAACGTTATTCTAGCAAAAGAAAATAATAAGTCTTTAAAATTAGCGGATCAAGCAGAGAATGAATTTACGGCAATAAATTCTGCACCTTTAAAAGTAAGTGAAGCTGCTCGTTATAGTTTTGCTGATATAGTTGAGCCGTTAATTCCCGCAGTTGTTAATATTTCAACAATAGAATATGTTAATAGTAAGTCGGAAAATGCTGAGAAAGATCCGCTGCAAGAAACAAATCCTTTAGACTTTATTAATTATTTTTTAGAAAAGTTAAATATTCCATTGAATTTGGAAGAAATCGATCAAACTCCAAAAATTGTTCCGCTTGGTTCAGGATTTATTATTGAGCCTAACGGTTTAATAGTCACTAACTATCATGTCATTGCAAATGTTAATAAAATTAATATAAAGCTTGCAGATAATACTGAATTACCTGCTAAGCTAATAGGTAGCGATACTAAAACCGATTTAGCTCTCTTAAAAATAGATAGTGATGAGCCTTTACCTTTTGTTGAGTTTGGAGATTCAAATGATGCAAGAGTAGGAGATTGGGTTATTGCAATCGGTAATCCGTTCGGTAATCTAGGTGGTACGGTGACAAGCGGTATTATATCCTCTAAAGGGCGGGATATTGATATAGATACAGACAATATAGTCGATAATTTTATTCAAACGGATGCTGCAATTAATAACGGTAATTCCGGCGGTCCTATGTTTAATTTGGATCAGAAAGTAATCGGAGTAAATACGGCGATTTTTTCACCACTCGGTACTAATATAGGTATAGGTTTTGCTATTCCATCAAATACTGCAAAGCCTATAATCGAACGTCTTAAGAAAGATGGAAAAGTAAGTAGAGGACGCCTTGGAGTAACAATACAAGATTTAACCGAGGAAATTTCTGAAGGGCTAGGACTTAAAGACACTAACGGTGTGTTAGTAGCTAAAGTACAAGAAGACGGTCCAGGTGATCAAGCGGGTATTAAAACGGGTGATATAATAATAGAGTTTGGAGATATACCGGTTAAAAACACTAAAAAATTACGTGTAATTATTGCAGATACTCCTATTAATCAAGAAGTAAAATTAAAAATACTACGTGATAAAAAAGTGCTTGAATTGCCTATTAAGATTACTTCAGATAATGAAGAAGTTACCAATGATTCTACAGAAGAGACGAATAAAGAAGAAATAACAAACAAAGAAGAAAATAGTTTATCTATTACTAAAAATAATATTACTTTTAGTAATATTACTGAAGCACTAAGAAAAAAATATACTATTCCTCAAGATAAAACGGGAATAGTTATAACAAATATTGATGCAGAAGAAAGTAGTTTCAAAATTGGTGATCTGATAACCAATATTAATCAGGAAAGCGTAGACGATATAAGTAAGCTAGAAGAATTATATGAAAATGCTAAAAAATCAAATAAGCAAAATATTTTGCTCTTGATTGAAAGGTGTGATACAAGTGTGTTCATGCCGTTATCGGTGGTGTAGAGTCCTGTCGTCATTGCTAGGAGCCGTAGGCGGACGCGGGGGGCAATGGCGTTAACAATAATAATACATAAATAATTTATGAGTGAAAAAATAGCAATTTTAAGTGCGTATAGTTTTGTTAATATAGAAGAACCGGCGAATTTGATACCAAAGCTTTTGCTTATCGGTAAAAGAAAATATGTTAGAGGTACTATTTTATTAGCTAATGAAGGCTTTAACGGTTCTTTTTCAGGTTCATACGAAAATGTAAATCTTGTACTTGAAGAACTAATAAAGCTAACAGGTCCCAAAGATGTGAACGTTAAAATAAATTATAGTGATGTTCATCCTTTTCAAAAGTTGAAGGTAAGGCTTAAGAAAGAGATCGTAGCGATGAATGTTGAAGGTTTGAATGTGGATTTATTTAAAGGCGAATATATAGAGCCGAAAGATTGGGACGAATTTATCACAAAACAAAATGTTATAGTAATAGATACCCGTAATGATTATGAAGTAGAGGTTGGTACATTTAAATCGGCAATTAGTCCTAATACTAAAACATTTAAGCAGTTTCCTGCTTGGGTTCAGAAGAATCAAGGATTGCTCAAAGGTAAAAGAATTGCTATGGTTTGTACAGGTGGTATTAGGTGTGAAAAATCCACCAGCTTACTTAAAAGCATAGGTTATGATGAGGTGTATCATTTGAAAGGTGGTATATTGCAATATCTAGAAGATACGCAAAATAAGAATAATTTATGGCAAGGTGCATGTTTCGTCTTTGATGATAGAAGAGCAGTAGCGGATGATTTATCGCCCGTAGCAGGGCATTGGTTACAGAGATAGATGTCAGTGACATAGTGGTGTATATGAAAATGTATAAGATGTCATTCCATACCTGATCGTCATTGTGAGCAGCCGTAGGCTGCGTGGCAATCTCATGAAATAATAACACACTCATGAGATTGCTTCCTCAAAACTTGCAGTTTTTCTTCGCAATGACGTTATGTAAGTTTTTTATTATTAATATTATGACTAAAACCAAACAAGAAATTTATAATAAGCGTCCGATTTCGCCGCATTTAACTATATATAAGCCGCAAATAAGCTCTACTTTGTCGATTTTGCATCGTATAACCGGCGTAGCTTTGTTTTTTGCGGTGTCAATCTTGGTGTGGTGGTTGATTCTTAGTAAATATGATAATAATTATTTACAATTTGCTAAATGCTGTATTATAAAAATATGCTTAGTAGCAGTAAGCTACTCTTGGTTTTATCATTTATGTAATGGTATCCGTCATTTATTTTGGGATATCGGTTACGGATTTTCTATAAAAGCAGTGAATATCACCGGTTGGTGTGTAGTGGTAGGATCTTTATTATTAACTATGTTACTATGGGTATGAAAGTATACTTGGTGAATTTCAAAAATTGGCTACGTCGTTCTCAAAGAGCTGTGGTGCTAACGTATTAAGTGTACGTTCTGTTCCTCGCCTTATGAACTTCTTGCTCTTTGTAAAATGGACCTTAGTCTACCGATTCTTCATTTACTCGGAGTATATAGATATGATTGTAATTGTAAGGTTTTACAAAGTTTTTGGTGTCATTCCAGCGAAAGCGGGAATGACACCAATACAAAATATGTTTAGAGAAAATTAATGGTATATGATTTTAAAGTAGAAATTGTAAAAGCCAAAAATAGCGGTTCTGCTAAAAGTGGTTCTCATCGTTGGTTGTCGCAAAGAATAACGGGGATTATATTAGCTTTATGTTCTATATGGTTAATATATTTTATGCTAACTAACAAAAATAATGACATAAATATTATTATGTGGGAGCTTAAAAAGCCTTTTAACGTAGTAGCATTGTTAATTACGGTGGCTATTTCGTTGTATCATTCAATGCTTGGTATGCGTGTAGTGATTGAGGATTATATAAGTTGTCACAAATTACATAATATCTTGATTATAATAGTGCAATTATTTTGCATTGTGACTATTACTACTTTTGTAGTAGCGATGTTTTATATTGGATGAATTATAAGGTAATTTATTATGGATATAATAGTAATCGCAAAAAAGTTAATTCAGGAATGTATAGTAATGCGAGTGCGGTAGTAGCAGAAGCTTTAGGATTGATAGATAAATTTGAAAAAGCACAAAGTATTAAATGCGACTTGCTGTGTTAAGCTGTAGGTGTAGTAATATATCAAGCAGAGAATAACATATTTAGTGAGAAATCAATTTTAGATTTGATGGATGATGAGTAAGATAGTGTCTTATAACTTAACTAAAATTGCTGAAAATGATTTGCTGCAAATAAAGTATTGTAGTGCAGAAGTATTTTGGCAAGAGATAGCAAGAAAATATTTAATTCAAATACATAATAGATGTATAGAAATTTGTAATTTTCCAAATATAGGGATAAATCGTCCGGAAATTTTTAAAAATATAAAATCAATAATTTTTAATAGCAATATAATACTGTATTTCGTGATTGAAAATGAAATTAGTATACTTAGGATGTGCATAAAAATATAGATATAACTGGAATATAGAGTAACAAATTAATTTAATGAACAAAGCATATAATATCATACATCATAAATTTGACGTAGTAGTTGTAGGTGCAGGCGGAGCTGGTCTTCGTTCTGCATTTGGTATGGCTCAAGAAGGGCTAGACACCGCCTGTATAACTAAGCTATTTCCGACTCGTAGTCATACTGTGGCTGCTCAGGGCGGAATCAGTGCAGCTCTTGGGAATATGGGCGAAGATGATTGGCGTTGGCATATGTATGATACAGTAAAAGGTTCAGACTGGTTAGGTGATCAGGATGCCATCGAGTATATGTGCAAGAATGCTCCCGATGCGATTTTAGAGCTTGAGCATTACGGAGTACCTTTTTCAAGAACTAAAGAGGGAAAAATTTATCAGCGTCCTTTTGGCGGTATGACAACAGAGTACGGTAAAGGAAAAGCGGCTCAGCGTACATGTGCTGCGGCAGATCGTACTGGGCATGCCATACTCCATACGTTATATCAGCAGTCACTAAAGCATAAAGTGCAGTTTTTTGTTGAGTATTTTGCTATTGATCTATTGATGGAAGACGGCGAATGTAGAGGCGTAGTTGCTTGGAATTTAGATGATGGGAGACTGCATTGTTTTAGAGCTCATAATGTAGTGCTTGCAACGGGAGGATATGGGCGTGCTTATTTTTCAGCAACGTCTGCTCATACTTGTACGGGCGACGGGGGAGGTATGGCGATTAGAGCAGGTTTGCCGCTGCAAGATATGGAGTTTGTACAGTTCCATCCGACAGGCATATATTCGGCTGGCTGTCTTATTACCGAGGGAGCTAGAGGTGAAGGGGGATATCTTGTTAATGTAAACGGAGAGCGTTTTATGGAGCGTTACGCTCCTGCTGCAAAGGATTTAGCTTCAAGAGACGTGGTTTCAAGAGCGATGACTATCGAGATTCGTGAAGGGCGAGGAGTCGGCGAGCATAAAGATCATGTATTCCTGCATTTAAATCATTTATCGCCTGAGATTTTACATAGTCGT contains:
- a CDS encoding ELM1/GtrOC1 family putative glycosyltransferase, which codes for MKIWVIADDRTGNTNQAIALAEKLTEEYTTIRLEYNCLAKLPNFLLKYYPIHIKSELLQDILAKSPPDIIIAAGRRTAVLAFYLKQKLDLLHNVANKEEFIRYTERSTAAYTLVREDASTGSTHKLPLEASGARGLFKDIKLIQIMQPNLLYNTFDAVILPYHDSSNSKNVIPWLDNGIQKKIKEDWIPRSIRGITIPINGAINNVTKKCAAANLELQKHYPNLKQFIAVIIGGNNKNFNFNEDEANLFSSLLNKIYTNQQIPLFISFSRRTPQAVKSIIKNNMPASAIIYDPNEEVGYNPYIAMLANAQYIISTADSISMCSEAASSGKPLYIFCPQNFNSSKHKIFVKQLVEQKIARIFDESVISLEAYDYKPLNEAERVAEIIKSLIKSW
- a CDS encoding Mrp/NBP35 family ATP-binding protein codes for the protein MADLHQKQIIDKLQHITFKDGTFLNNFISDIIIKDNNIGFSIDISGKNKLEAEEIRLKAINKLSEISEVNKISIVFTASKPIEQKIQKPKHIVENVKKIILVASGKGGVGKSTISALIAQQLSLEKYRVGIVDADIYGPSIPHIVGINKVPKTTDGRIIPITVKSIQVVSIGFFVKDNSAIIWRGPMASKTINQLLSSVTKWDNLDYLIIDMPPGTGDIHLSLLENYHLDGVIIVTTPQKISEIDVIRSIDLYQKLNLPILGIIENMSYMFENNSGWHLSQKYNIPLIAQIPIMPQIADACDKSLPLTDLLTLPLKEYLL
- the hflK gene encoding FtsH protease activity modulator HflK is translated as MLSKKYSSILKKSPWKDCDSNQDDNIFTRPRKNQFNFDKFQFQFNFNVKTIILAVVAVIALWLASGIYEIKEGDEAAVIRFGRFVRKGYPGLNYHLPVPFEKIIVEKVKQSRRIEIGYRTNNSVRSGGDNTKNIAGESIMLTGDENIVALNCDVMWHINNLEDFIFNVQRPAETVKATVESAVREVIGNTPISCVLSDQKQEITYKIEKLAQKILDSYNAGVMIEKVQLLKAEPPAEVIDSYRDVQTSKADKEKEINQAQAYNNKILPEARGAAAKIIQEAEGYREEVISKAEGDSQRFNAIYKQYTVGRQVTRDRLYLEVVEEILGGSNKTIINNALLPHMVIK
- the hflC gene encoding protease modulator HflC, whose translation is MQQKIYYIIFTIVFGMILIFSSLFSVDQRQSAVVFQFGEAVRTIENPGLNIKIPFIQNVEFFDKRLLDVEVEAKELTAADGKRVIVDAYAKFQINNPVMFYKTVHDYQGVKIRLTRNLESSMRKVIGKISLSSLLSRERSNVMLNILNQVDGEAKSFGIDVVDVRILRADLPKENSAAIYRRMQTAREKEATQIRAEGQEESVRIRSKADKESKIILAKAYRDAQIIKGDGDEKAAKIYNSAYSVDPEFYKFYRSLLVYKNSLKKEDTNFVISPDAEVLKYLNLTK
- a CDS encoding Do family serine endopeptidase, translating into MMNLKIVLVIIILISSNVILAKENNKSLKLADQAENEFTAINSAPLKVSEAARYSFADIVEPLIPAVVNISTIEYVNSKSENAEKDPLQETNPLDFINYFLEKLNIPLNLEEIDQTPKIVPLGSGFIIEPNGLIVTNYHVIANVNKINIKLADNTELPAKLIGSDTKTDLALLKIDSDEPLPFVEFGDSNDARVGDWVIAIGNPFGNLGGTVTSGIISSKGRDIDIDTDNIVDNFIQTDAAINNGNSGGPMFNLDQKVIGVNTAIFSPLGTNIGIGFAIPSNTAKPIIERLKKDGKVSRGRLGVTIQDLTEEISEGLGLKDTNGVLVAKVQEDGPGDQAGIKTGDIIIEFGDIPVKNTKKLRVIIADTPINQEVKLKILRDKKVLELPIKITSDNEEVTNDSTEETNKEEITNKEENSLSITKNNITFSNITEALRKKYTIPQDKTGIVITNIDAEESSFKIGDLITNINQESVDDISKLEELYENAKKSNKQNILLLIERCDTSVFMPLSVV
- a CDS encoding rhodanese domain-containing protein is translated as MSEKIAILSAYSFVNIEEPANLIPKLLLIGKRKYVRGTILLANEGFNGSFSGSYENVNLVLEELIKLTGPKDVNVKINYSDVHPFQKLKVRLKKEIVAMNVEGLNVDLFKGEYIEPKDWDEFITKQNVIVIDTRNDYEVEVGTFKSAISPNTKTFKQFPAWVQKNQGLLKGKRIAMVCTGGIRCEKSTSLLKSIGYDEVYHLKGGILQYLEDTQNKNNLWQGACFVFDDRRAVADDLSPVAGHWLQR
- the sdhC gene encoding succinate dehydrogenase, cytochrome b556 subunit, translated to MTKTKQEIYNKRPISPHLTIYKPQISSTLSILHRITGVALFFAVSILVWWLILSKYDNNYLQFAKCCIIKICLVAVSYSWFYHLCNGIRHLFWDIGYGFSIKAVNITGWCVVVGSLLLTMLLWV
- the sdhD gene encoding succinate dehydrogenase, hydrophobic membrane anchor protein — translated: MVYDFKVEIVKAKNSGSAKSGSHRWLSQRITGIILALCSIWLIYFMLTNKNNDINIIMWELKKPFNVVALLITVAISLYHSMLGMRVVIEDYISCHKLHNILIIIVQLFCIVTITTFVVAMFYIG
- a CDS encoding type II toxin-antitoxin system RelE/ParE family toxin — translated: MSYNLTKIAENDLLQIKYCSAEVFWQEIARKYLIQIHNRCIEICNFPNIGINRPEIFKNIKSIIFNSNIILYFVIENEISILRMCIKI
- the sdhA gene encoding succinate dehydrogenase flavoprotein subunit translates to MNKAYNIIHHKFDVVVVGAGGAGLRSAFGMAQEGLDTACITKLFPTRSHTVAAQGGISAALGNMGEDDWRWHMYDTVKGSDWLGDQDAIEYMCKNAPDAILELEHYGVPFSRTKEGKIYQRPFGGMTTEYGKGKAAQRTCAAADRTGHAILHTLYQQSLKHKVQFFVEYFAIDLLMEDGECRGVVAWNLDDGRLHCFRAHNVVLATGGYGRAYFSATSAHTCTGDGGGMAIRAGLPLQDMEFVQFHPTGIYSAGCLITEGARGEGGYLVNVNGERFMERYAPAAKDLASRDVVSRAMTIEIREGRGVGEHKDHVFLHLNHLSPEILHSRLPGIVETAKIFAGVDVTKEPIPVLPTVHYNMGGIPTNYHGQVIIKDGKNHNSVVKGLMAIGEAACVSVHGANRLGSNSLLDLVVFGRSSALKAAELIKPASPHKPLKEESLEKIINRFDKIRYNNGNILTADLRLKMQRTMQSHASVFRTQEVLDEGAGMISEIRSGYKDIKINDKSLIWNSDLVEALELDNLLDQALVTVYSAAARKESRGAHAREDYPGRNDEDWMKHTLSSIDAAGKVVLDYKPVTLTTLTDEISTIPPAKRVY